The proteins below come from a single Bombus fervidus isolate BK054 chromosome 15, iyBomFerv1, whole genome shotgun sequence genomic window:
- the Cpr gene encoding cytochrome P450 reductase isoform X1, which translates to MDLPTAGALQPKAIRMAGSPVLEMEDKTEVLEEPLFNTLDIILLTALLLAALWWLMRRNKQEDYAAISKSYSIQPTMFPAVQTSENSFIKKLKASGRSLVVFYGSQTGTGEEFAGRLAKEGIRYKMKGMVADPEECDMEELIHLKTIPNSLAVFCLATYGEGDPTDNAMEFVDWLKNGDADLNGLNYAVFGLGNKTYEHYNEVAIYVDHRLEQLGATRVFELGLGDDDANIEDDFITWKDKFWPTVCDFFGIEGAGEDVSIRQYKLTEHVDIPPERIYTGEIARLHSFKNQRAPFDAKNPYLAPVYENRELHGPTSERSCRHIEFYIEGSKMRYEAGDHLAVYPVNNAELVNKIGEKCGVNLDTVFTLTNTDEESTKKHPFPCPCSYRTALTHYLDITSNPRTHVLKELAEYCSDPNDKEKLKLMALTSAEGKAAYQQWVVQENRNIVHILEDIPSLKPALDHLCELLPRLQCRYYSISSSPKLYTTSIHITAVVVEYKTPTGRINKGVTTSWLKEKHPSDPPCYVPIFVRKSQFRLPTRPSIPIIMVGPGTGIAPFRAFIQERDFARKEGKEVGDTILYFGCRKKDEDFLYRKELEEYVKSGTLILHTAFSREQAQKIYVTHLLEKNKEELWRVIGEQNGHIYVCGDAKNMARDVHNILLKVVMEKGKMSESDAADYIKKMDSQKRYSSDVWS; encoded by the exons ATGGATTTACCG ACTGCAGGCGCGCTACaaccaaaggcaataagaatGGCAGGTTCTCCGGTGCTGGAGATGGAGGACAAGACAGAGGTTCTCGAGGAACCACTCTTCAACACCCTCGACATCATACTGCTCACTGCCCTTTTATTGGCTGCACTATGGTGGTTGATGCGCAGAAACAAACAAGAAGACTACGCGGCGATCTCGAAATCCTATTCCATCCA GCCAACTATGTTCCCTGCGGTACAAACATCAGAAAATTCATTCATAAAAAAGTTGAAGGCTTCCGGGAGAAGTTTAGTAGTATTTTACGGTAGTCAAACTGGAACCGGTGAAGAATTTGCCGGTAGACTGGCCAAAGAAGGCAttcgatataaaatgaaaggCATGGTGGCTGATCCTGAAGAATGTGATATG gAAGAGTTAATACACTTGAAAACAATTCCAAACAGTTTGGCAGTATTTTGCTTAGCTACATATGGAGAGGGTGATCCTACGGACAATGCTATGGAATTTGTTGATTGGCTAAAAAATGGAGATGCTGATTTGAATGGATTAAATTATGCT GTATTTGGTCTTGGAAATAAAACATATGAACATTACAATGAGGTAGCTATATATGTCGATCATAGATTAGAACAACTTGGTGCTACGCGCGTCTTCGAACTTGGTTTGGGAGATGATGATGCCAA tataGAAGATGATTTCATCACATGGAAGGACAAGTTTTGGCCAACAGTTTGTGACTTCTTTGGAATCGAAGGTGCGGGTGAAGATGTTAGCATTAGACAGTACAAGCTAACTGAACACGTTGACATACCACCTGAACGCATTTACACTGGTGAAATAGCTCGTCTTCACTCATTTAAGAATCAAAGAGC ACCTTTCGATGCGAAGAATCCTTATTTAGCTCCAGTATACGAAAACCGCGAACTTCATGGTCCAACTTCAGAAAGATCATGTaggcatatagaattttacatAGAAGGATCAAAAATGCGATATGAAGCTGGTGATCATTTAGCAGTATACCCTGTAAATAATGCAGAActagtaaataaaattggaGAAAAGTGTGGTGTAAATCTAGATACAGTGTTCACTCTTACGAATACAGATG aAGAATCTACAAAGAAGCATCCATTCCCTTGTCCATGTTCTTACAGAACTGCTTTGACACATTACTTAGATATTACTAGTAATCCACGCACCCACGTTCTTAAGGAATTAGCGGAATATTGCAGTGATCCAaacgataaagaaaaattaaaattaatggcGTTAACCAGCGCAGAAGGCAAAGCTGCATATCAGCAATGGGTAGttcaagaaaatagaaatattgtacatatCTTGGAAGACATTCCTAGTTTAAAGCCTGCCTTAGATCATCTTTGTGAACTTTTACCAAGATTGCAATGTCGATATTATTCGATTTCCTCTTCTCCCAAG CTATACACAACATCAATCCATATTACTGCAGTTGTAGTGGAATACAAAACACCTACAGGTAGAATTAACAAAGGTGTAACAACTAGTTGGTTAAAGGAAAAGCATCCTTCAGATCCACCATGTTATGTTCCTATTTTTGTGCGAAAATCTCAGTTTCGTTTACCAACCCGACCGTCGATTCCAATAATCATGGTTGGTCCAGGTACTGGTATAGCACCATTCAGAGCATTTATACAAGAACGTGATTTTGCCAGAAAGGAag GAAAAGAAGTTGGAGatacgattttatattttggatgtagaaaaaaagatgaagaTTTCCTTTACAGAAAAGAACTTGAAGAGTACGTAAAGAGTGGTACTCTAATCTTACATACTGCATTTAGTAGAGAGCAGGctcaaaaaatatatgttacaCACTTATTGGAGAAGAATAAAGAAGAATTGTGGAGAGTTATCGGTGAACAAAATGGGCATATCTATGTGTGTGG AGATGCAAAAAATATGGCACGTGATgtacacaatattttattaaaagttgtaatggaaaaaggaaaaatgtcAGAATCAGATGCTGCAGATTACATCAAGAAAATGGACTCGCAGAAACGTTACTCGAGTGATGTATGGAGTTGA
- the Cpr gene encoding cytochrome P450 reductase isoform X3 encodes MNVKKFDKFFQVMMKHYRCNSATQRRFSMLVLAPTSEVFGLGNKTYEHYNEVAIYVDHRLEQLGATRVFELGLGDDDANIEDDFITWKDKFWPTVCDFFGIEGAGEDVSIRQYKLTEHVDIPPERIYTGEIARLHSFKNQRAPFDAKNPYLAPVYENRELHGPTSERSCRHIEFYIEGSKMRYEAGDHLAVYPVNNAELVNKIGEKCGVNLDTVFTLTNTDEESTKKHPFPCPCSYRTALTHYLDITSNPRTHVLKELAEYCSDPNDKEKLKLMALTSAEGKAAYQQWVVQENRNIVHILEDIPSLKPALDHLCELLPRLQCRYYSISSSPKLYTTSIHITAVVVEYKTPTGRINKGVTTSWLKEKHPSDPPCYVPIFVRKSQFRLPTRPSIPIIMVGPGTGIAPFRAFIQERDFARKEGKEVGDTILYFGCRKKDEDFLYRKELEEYVKSGTLILHTAFSREQAQKIYVTHLLEKNKEELWRVIGEQNGHIYVCGDAKNMARDVHNILLKVVMEKGKMSESDAADYIKKMDSQKRYSSDVWS; translated from the exons ATGAACGTAAAAAAGTTTGACAAATTCTTCCAAGTGATGATGAAGCATTATAGATGCAACAGCGCTACCCAACGGCGCTTTTCAATGTTAGTTTTAGCGCCAACGTCTGAG GTATTTGGTCTTGGAAATAAAACATATGAACATTACAATGAGGTAGCTATATATGTCGATCATAGATTAGAACAACTTGGTGCTACGCGCGTCTTCGAACTTGGTTTGGGAGATGATGATGCCAA tataGAAGATGATTTCATCACATGGAAGGACAAGTTTTGGCCAACAGTTTGTGACTTCTTTGGAATCGAAGGTGCGGGTGAAGATGTTAGCATTAGACAGTACAAGCTAACTGAACACGTTGACATACCACCTGAACGCATTTACACTGGTGAAATAGCTCGTCTTCACTCATTTAAGAATCAAAGAGC ACCTTTCGATGCGAAGAATCCTTATTTAGCTCCAGTATACGAAAACCGCGAACTTCATGGTCCAACTTCAGAAAGATCATGTaggcatatagaattttacatAGAAGGATCAAAAATGCGATATGAAGCTGGTGATCATTTAGCAGTATACCCTGTAAATAATGCAGAActagtaaataaaattggaGAAAAGTGTGGTGTAAATCTAGATACAGTGTTCACTCTTACGAATACAGATG aAGAATCTACAAAGAAGCATCCATTCCCTTGTCCATGTTCTTACAGAACTGCTTTGACACATTACTTAGATATTACTAGTAATCCACGCACCCACGTTCTTAAGGAATTAGCGGAATATTGCAGTGATCCAaacgataaagaaaaattaaaattaatggcGTTAACCAGCGCAGAAGGCAAAGCTGCATATCAGCAATGGGTAGttcaagaaaatagaaatattgtacatatCTTGGAAGACATTCCTAGTTTAAAGCCTGCCTTAGATCATCTTTGTGAACTTTTACCAAGATTGCAATGTCGATATTATTCGATTTCCTCTTCTCCCAAG CTATACACAACATCAATCCATATTACTGCAGTTGTAGTGGAATACAAAACACCTACAGGTAGAATTAACAAAGGTGTAACAACTAGTTGGTTAAAGGAAAAGCATCCTTCAGATCCACCATGTTATGTTCCTATTTTTGTGCGAAAATCTCAGTTTCGTTTACCAACCCGACCGTCGATTCCAATAATCATGGTTGGTCCAGGTACTGGTATAGCACCATTCAGAGCATTTATACAAGAACGTGATTTTGCCAGAAAGGAag GAAAAGAAGTTGGAGatacgattttatattttggatgtagaaaaaaagatgaagaTTTCCTTTACAGAAAAGAACTTGAAGAGTACGTAAAGAGTGGTACTCTAATCTTACATACTGCATTTAGTAGAGAGCAGGctcaaaaaatatatgttacaCACTTATTGGAGAAGAATAAAGAAGAATTGTGGAGAGTTATCGGTGAACAAAATGGGCATATCTATGTGTGTGG AGATGCAAAAAATATGGCACGTGATgtacacaatattttattaaaagttgtaatggaaaaaggaaaaatgtcAGAATCAGATGCTGCAGATTACATCAAGAAAATGGACTCGCAGAAACGTTACTCGAGTGATGTATGGAGTTGA
- the Cpr gene encoding cytochrome P450 reductase isoform X2 → MAGSPVLEMEDKTEVLEEPLFNTLDIILLTALLLAALWWLMRRNKQEDYAAISKSYSIQPTMFPAVQTSENSFIKKLKASGRSLVVFYGSQTGTGEEFAGRLAKEGIRYKMKGMVADPEECDMEELIHLKTIPNSLAVFCLATYGEGDPTDNAMEFVDWLKNGDADLNGLNYAVFGLGNKTYEHYNEVAIYVDHRLEQLGATRVFELGLGDDDANIEDDFITWKDKFWPTVCDFFGIEGAGEDVSIRQYKLTEHVDIPPERIYTGEIARLHSFKNQRAPFDAKNPYLAPVYENRELHGPTSERSCRHIEFYIEGSKMRYEAGDHLAVYPVNNAELVNKIGEKCGVNLDTVFTLTNTDEESTKKHPFPCPCSYRTALTHYLDITSNPRTHVLKELAEYCSDPNDKEKLKLMALTSAEGKAAYQQWVVQENRNIVHILEDIPSLKPALDHLCELLPRLQCRYYSISSSPKLYTTSIHITAVVVEYKTPTGRINKGVTTSWLKEKHPSDPPCYVPIFVRKSQFRLPTRPSIPIIMVGPGTGIAPFRAFIQERDFARKEGKEVGDTILYFGCRKKDEDFLYRKELEEYVKSGTLILHTAFSREQAQKIYVTHLLEKNKEELWRVIGEQNGHIYVCGDAKNMARDVHNILLKVVMEKGKMSESDAADYIKKMDSQKRYSSDVWS, encoded by the exons atGGCAGGTTCTCCGGTGCTGGAGATGGAGGACAAGACAGAGGTTCTCGAGGAACCACTCTTCAACACCCTCGACATCATACTGCTCACTGCCCTTTTATTGGCTGCACTATGGTGGTTGATGCGCAGAAACAAACAAGAAGACTACGCGGCGATCTCGAAATCCTATTCCATCCA GCCAACTATGTTCCCTGCGGTACAAACATCAGAAAATTCATTCATAAAAAAGTTGAAGGCTTCCGGGAGAAGTTTAGTAGTATTTTACGGTAGTCAAACTGGAACCGGTGAAGAATTTGCCGGTAGACTGGCCAAAGAAGGCAttcgatataaaatgaaaggCATGGTGGCTGATCCTGAAGAATGTGATATG gAAGAGTTAATACACTTGAAAACAATTCCAAACAGTTTGGCAGTATTTTGCTTAGCTACATATGGAGAGGGTGATCCTACGGACAATGCTATGGAATTTGTTGATTGGCTAAAAAATGGAGATGCTGATTTGAATGGATTAAATTATGCT GTATTTGGTCTTGGAAATAAAACATATGAACATTACAATGAGGTAGCTATATATGTCGATCATAGATTAGAACAACTTGGTGCTACGCGCGTCTTCGAACTTGGTTTGGGAGATGATGATGCCAA tataGAAGATGATTTCATCACATGGAAGGACAAGTTTTGGCCAACAGTTTGTGACTTCTTTGGAATCGAAGGTGCGGGTGAAGATGTTAGCATTAGACAGTACAAGCTAACTGAACACGTTGACATACCACCTGAACGCATTTACACTGGTGAAATAGCTCGTCTTCACTCATTTAAGAATCAAAGAGC ACCTTTCGATGCGAAGAATCCTTATTTAGCTCCAGTATACGAAAACCGCGAACTTCATGGTCCAACTTCAGAAAGATCATGTaggcatatagaattttacatAGAAGGATCAAAAATGCGATATGAAGCTGGTGATCATTTAGCAGTATACCCTGTAAATAATGCAGAActagtaaataaaattggaGAAAAGTGTGGTGTAAATCTAGATACAGTGTTCACTCTTACGAATACAGATG aAGAATCTACAAAGAAGCATCCATTCCCTTGTCCATGTTCTTACAGAACTGCTTTGACACATTACTTAGATATTACTAGTAATCCACGCACCCACGTTCTTAAGGAATTAGCGGAATATTGCAGTGATCCAaacgataaagaaaaattaaaattaatggcGTTAACCAGCGCAGAAGGCAAAGCTGCATATCAGCAATGGGTAGttcaagaaaatagaaatattgtacatatCTTGGAAGACATTCCTAGTTTAAAGCCTGCCTTAGATCATCTTTGTGAACTTTTACCAAGATTGCAATGTCGATATTATTCGATTTCCTCTTCTCCCAAG CTATACACAACATCAATCCATATTACTGCAGTTGTAGTGGAATACAAAACACCTACAGGTAGAATTAACAAAGGTGTAACAACTAGTTGGTTAAAGGAAAAGCATCCTTCAGATCCACCATGTTATGTTCCTATTTTTGTGCGAAAATCTCAGTTTCGTTTACCAACCCGACCGTCGATTCCAATAATCATGGTTGGTCCAGGTACTGGTATAGCACCATTCAGAGCATTTATACAAGAACGTGATTTTGCCAGAAAGGAag GAAAAGAAGTTGGAGatacgattttatattttggatgtagaaaaaaagatgaagaTTTCCTTTACAGAAAAGAACTTGAAGAGTACGTAAAGAGTGGTACTCTAATCTTACATACTGCATTTAGTAGAGAGCAGGctcaaaaaatatatgttacaCACTTATTGGAGAAGAATAAAGAAGAATTGTGGAGAGTTATCGGTGAACAAAATGGGCATATCTATGTGTGTGG AGATGCAAAAAATATGGCACGTGATgtacacaatattttattaaaagttgtaatggaaaaaggaaaaatgtcAGAATCAGATGCTGCAGATTACATCAAGAAAATGGACTCGCAGAAACGTTACTCGAGTGATGTATGGAGTTGA
- the LOC139994861 gene encoding ras-related protein Rab-34, translated as MLETRSAIYKMIEVARDDRQVNNWPPPFSSDMTKYNERDFDPIVRRSCKTKRVSLKIAKAIVIGDVSVGKSCLVNRFCHKIFDNNYKATIGVDFEVERFDILGVPFHLQIWDTAGQERFKSIAASYYRSANVIMVVFDLANLISLGHCQQWLNEAAQSNTEPYYIFLIGTKRDLLSNQVYTIMEKRAAEVARRMKAEFWAVSARTGDGVSELFTRATVLSFHAMILHELQNMKPESIKIGSDLITLNDQRERIKTRKRRNTCFDCST; from the exons ATGTTAGAGACACGTTCAGCTATTTACAAAATGATTGAAGTGGCACGTGATGATAGACAG GTTAATAATTGGCCACCACCGTTTTCATCTGATATGACGAAATATAATGAAAGAGATTTTGATCCAATTGTTAGACGTTCATGCAAAACGAAACGCGTATCtttgaaaattgcaaaagCAATTGTAATTGGCGATGTTTCGGTTGGAAAATCATGTCTAGTAAATCG ATTTTGCCACAAAATATTTGACAATAACTATAAAGCAACAATCGGTGTAGATTTTGAAGTAGAAAGGTTTGATATTCTGGGTGTACCTTTTCACTTACAAAT ATGGGATACTGCTGGACAAGAAAGATTTAAATCCATCGCTGCATCTTATTACAGAAGTGCAAatg taatcATGGTTGTTTTTGACTTAGCCAACTTAATATCTTTGGGACACTGTCAACAATGGTTAAATGAAGCTGCTCAAAGTAATACGGAGCCATATTACATATTCTTAATAGGCACAAAACGAGATTTACTG TCCAATCAGGTATATACAATAATGGAAAAACGAGCGGCTGAAGTAGCGCGGAGAATGAAAGCTGAGTTTTGGGCTGTTTCCGCTAGAACTGGAGACGGTGTATCAGAATTATTCACAAGAGCAACCGTATTATCTTTTCATGCCATGATTCTACATGAGTTACAAAATATGAAGCCGGAATCAATTAAGATTGGTTCCGATTTAATAA CTTTAAATGATCAAcgagaaagaattaaaacaaggaaaagaagaaatacgtGTTTCGATTGTTCAACGTGA
- the Rpl23a gene encoding ribosomal protein L23A translates to MAPKTKPTEKSAGKSTEKKAEKKTEKKPATVASTSKVTKPAAKTSTTAKKAAAAAAKTTTSAKPAAKPAAKPAPKVTAKPVVAKSKKNVQPPKKTSKGGKTAAPLQKALKTQKKVLKGVHGSRVRKIRTSVHFYRPKTFRPPRDPKYARKSVPNRNRMDAFNIIKFPLTTEAAMKKIEDNNTLVFIVHTRANKYHIKASIKKLYDVDVAKVNTLIRPDGKKKAYVRLTRDYDALDVANKIGII, encoded by the exons ATGGCTCCTAAAACGAAGCCCACGGAAAAGTCAG CCGGTAAATCGACTGAGAAAAaagcagaaaagaaaactgaGAAGAAACCAGCTACTGTAGCTTCTACATCAAAAGTTACAAAACCAGCTGCGAAAACATCCACCACTGCAAAGAAAGCTGCAGCTGCAGCTGCTAAAACGACAACTTCTGCGAAGCCTGCAGCAAAACCAGCAGCAAAACCTGCACCTAAAGTTACTGCAAAACCAGTAGTTGCAAAATCTAAGAAAAATGTTCAACCTCCGAAGAAAACATCTAAGGGTGGAAAAACAGCTGCCCCACTTCAGAAAGCACTTAAAACTCAGAAAAAg GTATTGAAAGGTGTTCATGGATCAAGAGTAAGGAAAATAAGGACATCTGTCCACTTCTACCGGCCAAAAACATTTAGGCCACCAAGGGACCCGAAATATGCGAGAAAATCTGTTCCAAATAGAAATCG tATGGATGCATTTAATATCATCAAATTTCCATTGACCACTGAAGCTGCTATGAAAAAGATAGAGGACAACAACACGTTAGTTTTTATCGTGCATACTCGTGCGAATAAGTACCACATCAAAGCTTCCATTAAGAAACTGTATGACGTTGATGTGGCTAAAGTTAATACGTTAATTAGGCCAGATGGTAAAAAGAAAGCGTATGTACGTCTAACCCGTGATTATGATGCGCTTGATGTTGCTAATAAAATtggtataatataa